One segment of Meriones unguiculatus strain TT.TT164.6M chromosome X, Bangor_MerUng_6.1, whole genome shotgun sequence DNA contains the following:
- the Tgif2lx gene encoding homeobox protein TGIF2LX, with product MEEAEGHPEETEDANKKGTSMRMRLDRSCKNRFLEIQKRQKGYLLPSASVRILRAWLYKHRFNAYPTEAEKRMLSMKTNLTYVQVSNWFTNARRRLLPEILLHDSDNFSYRAMYATQNQYSSLSEDIKAQPNPQDQMQDFPMPIFQESQEKLPDLKSSPSQKVIQEAKNQEEADISISEPLSSPETVWPEEKPDFSSFYILVDAAVQKAAELEKEKQDNPNP from the coding sequence ATGGAAGAAGCTGAAGGTCATCCAGAGGAGACCGAAGATGCTAATAAGAAAGGCACCTCGATGAGAATGAGACTTGACAGGAGCTGTAAGAACAGATTTCTTGAAATCCAGAAGCGTCAGAAAGGATACCTGCTGCCATCTGCTTCTGTGAGGATCCTTCGTGCCTGGCTCTATAAGCACCGATTTAATGCCTACCCTACTGAAGCAGAGAAGCGAATGCTGTCCATGAAGACCAATTTAACATACGTGCAGGTCTCCAACTGGTTTACAAATGCCCGAAGACGCCTTCTCCCAGAAATTCTTCTACATGATTCCGACAACTTCAGCTACAGGGCTATGTATGCAACCCAGAACCAATACTCTAGTCTGTCTGAGGATATCAAGGCACAGCCTAATCCGCAAGACCAGATGCAGGATTTTCCCATGCCAATATTCCAAGAATCCCAAGAGAAGCTACCAGATCTGAAGTCTTCCCCAAGCCAGAAGGTTATCCAGGAAGCAAAAAACCAGGAAGAAGCTGATATTTCAATCAGCGAGCCTTTGTCTTCTCCAGAAACTGTATGGCCAGAGGAAAAGCCTGATTTTAGCAGTTTTTATATTTTGGTTGATGCTGCTGTACAGAAGGCAGCAGAACTGGAGAAGGAGAAGCAGGATAATCCCAATCCGTAA